Part of the Lolium rigidum isolate FL_2022 chromosome 6, APGP_CSIRO_Lrig_0.1, whole genome shotgun sequence genome, GCTCTCTTCTCCTTGTTCTTGATCGTGCTGTTTATCTTCTTGATTGAGTTGGCGGCTTTAATCTCGGTAGTCTGTCCGCGGAGATCGTTTTGGGGTTTCTTTCGTCGTCTGTCCGCAATCTTCCCTTTTTTGTTTCGTCCTAGTgggataatgataatgatgatgcGTCGAAAGTTTTAATTCTCTCTCTCCCCCCTGATGTGTTCTTGGCTGCcttctttctctgtttctttttgtcccttcttgacttcttggccttggagggtgaCTGGTGTCCCGGGTCCATTGGTCCGACCATGCCGTCACTCACGCACTGATTGGAGCGCTGGGGGTTTTGTCCATTATTACTAACAAGTGGGGCCGATGAACATGAATTCTTTATAAGCCAGAAAAACAAGAAAACGAACCAAGTGGGGGAAATCAGGTTCCTTCCGGCCCGAGGAATTTCCAAGATTTACTATgaacctttcttttcttttcttttttccaaatcaTTATTCTTGAGAGGAAATCGACTACCATGGATGCCTTTGCTTTATGCCTGTTGCGGATCATTCTCCCTGTTCTTTAGGGATTCTAGCTGTCGGTTCCAAATCCAATGGCGTTCCATGTCTTTCAGGTGCTTTCGTTTTCTGGGGTGGAATAAATTAAAGGATGGTCCTCAAGAAGCTGCTTCAGCTGTTTGGAGttggcaagaagaagaaggattcCAAGAAGAAAGGTGATGTACCTTGCTCTAGTTCACAGGATCTGTTTGTCAGCGCTAGTGCTTCACTTAATCAAATTGCCTTTTTTCTCACTCTGCAACATAATAACATAGTTTTGTTCAATGGCGATCTCGTCAGCTGGCCAGCTAGCAACTGCCGCTAATACTCTTGTATTCCATCAACTCAGCTCAATATGAATATGTTTTCTTTTACCAGTATGCTGTAGTGGAGTTAGTGGCAGTTAGTTGAAATAGTTGGATAATTTGGCTGCTCTGTGGTCCGTAGGGTTTTGTCAGGATGTTTACATCTTTGCACTTATCCGCCTTGCCTGTCCGAGAGCTACTTTTTTGTTTTTAAGTGACTCTGTTGGAACTACTGGCCGCATCGATTAACTTTTAGGTACCCAACAAGTACTAAGTTAAAGATATGCAGAGATATAAAGCTTAAAAATTATCTCGTATGACTTGGAATTAAAGGTGCACAAAATATGCACAATTCATATCTTGCCAGATGATTAGACCCTTTGAGGCACACAAGTATGCAACATATACTCCTGGGAGTACCACATTGTGGTGTGGAACTTACATACTTACAGGGAATGTAACGATGATACACTTACAGGGAATGTAACAATGATATCTTGATGTAATCAGAGTGCTACTAGGTTTCGGTTGGATATAGACTGGGGTTATCAATCCATGTCCGTATTGTGATTAGCAATGTTCAATGTTTGTTATACTAAACAAGAGGTGATATATAGTTTATTGGAATCTTTTATGTCCTCCTGTACAAGGCTTACGCAGTGTTCCTTCCCTTTCGTTTCAAATAGGATATTgattatttatttgttatttgGAATGTTCTTCTGATAAATGGATCTTTCTGTGCAGGCAAGTCCATTGACCCTCTTTGGCAAGGTAGCTTTTGTCCCCAgtgttaaattttaaaaagttatATGTGCTTCCTTATTAGTTATTTTAAGCTGAAGCAGTATCAGATATTATCTGAAAATGTCTATAACACTCTCAATCGTTCGCAGTACTACAATAAGCCCTGAAGTGGATCTAGGAGTTGCGACTCTTGACTAAAAAAAAATACTCTGTCTTTCCTACTACCTGCAAAATAGCATGTGCGATGCAGGCACTTAGGTAGTTGTATTTCCATTGTCTGAGAAACCTTTCAGCCACTTAGGCTCATAGGGTCTGGACTCTGGAGCACAGACTTAAGGAAGCAGTTTGTTTAGTGTTCTGTGTAAATAGAGCTCAGTTCCAGGCAAATTTTGTATTCACTTCTTGAGGGAATTGTGGAAATTTTCTAGTTTAATGTTATATGCATTACTAGTTTTATTTCACCCTGTAGGATTACTTTAAAGCAGTCtccaacatgcaaaaaaattgacaTGACAATTGGCTGGCGTTCATTAGGAGTGAGAGGAGAGATAGGAACATGCCGGCTACTGGTCTTACTGGTTGAACTGGTAGATTTTATACCAGCCACAAATATGTACCTCACACTAATTTTAAAGTGCTGCCTTGATTTTGTGCTCGCACCAAAGAAGCAACATACTTTGAGGAGAAAGCTGTAAAAATTAAATTGGAAATATCAAACTAGAATATATAAGTAACCTGGCTGGTTATCAGCTATTGGTCATCCTCTTGTTAATTCCTCGAATGTGTTTGTTTTATTCTTCACATTCCTTGTGTGGGTCTAATAGCGCGGATATGTAACTTCCATACACATTTTAAGCAATGATCCTGTACTACATGTGTGATCTAGGCTACACAAGTTGGGATATCATCATGTATCACTGTCATAAACTCTAGTCTACATACTTATCTGGTGTTAACATTGATTGCTAGTAAACAGTCTgctgaatttcaggtgttgttcCACAGTCCACTGTAAATGTCCTCGCAAGTAAAAGTATTTTGGATCCCTGCTCAAGTGGGGCTGGTACCGTGCTATCACTGCAAAAACATGAGCCTGAATGTTCAAGTATTATCTCAAATATGATAAACACAATACAtggttctgaaaatgatgattacAAGTTATTTAGCCAATTTGATGTTGTTCAAGATTTCTCAGACCACCACTATGCAAAGACTTCTCCAGGGAAGGTATGTATGTCCTTCATTCTACTCTATTTCTGTTCGATTTAACTGTAGATTAATTTGCCACCTCCAAATATGTGAACAGGCCAACAAAGATTGGACGAAAGCAATCCAAAATGAATGGAagcttctacagagagatctaccagGTCGCTACATATTATATATGACAAAACAGTATATTATTTTCATCGACTATATGTACATTGACGATGAATAGAATTTAAATGACCATTAGTACTGTCTCCAAACTGTTTTCTATGCTCTGTATCTTACTAGTCCGCCCTCGTAAATAAAGCATATGTGACCTGTCAACTTCAAGATAGTATCAAACAGACAAACACCCTGTGCATCTTTGATTAGGATAAGTTTATTGATTCTTCTAAATTGATTTCGTGGCTGGGAGTTTTTACATGGCTGTGGAATCCAAACTAATGCATTATTCTAATATTCTTGCTCTATGTGTTAGATTATGCCATTTTTGTATTAATTAATTCCGTACAGTCATCGTTCTCTGCATTGGTTGAATCTATTTCATTTTATCACATAGGATAGATCATGTTTCCAGAAAGTAATAATTCTATATTTGGAAAATAATGAGAAAACTGGAAAATAATTTGCGATACGATATCATGTTTTTGGAAATGTGAAAAATATGCCAGATTGTTGAATTAATATCTGCTACCTCAGTCTTTCTTTTAGAGGATTTACCCCTGGGTCAGTTGATTTATTTATTATTAATCTTGGATCTGAGTTCGGTTTCGGTTATGCAGGATCTATATATGTTAGAGTTTATGAGGATAGGACTGATCTTCTTAGAGCTGCTATTGCTGGGCCTTCTGGAACTCCATATCATGATGGTCTATTCTTCTTTGATGTTCGTTTTCCTCCTGATTACCCGCGATGTCCACCAGTATGTTTCCACTTCACACCCACCTCCCCTTATGTATCATCgttatcaccatgaatgcaatctCTTAACGAAAACCTAACCTATATGCACAGAAAGTGCATTACCATTCTGGTGGGCTTCGTCTAAATCCGAACCTGTATGAGAGTGGAAAAGTTTGCCTTAGCCTGCTCAACACTTGGTGGGGTACTGGTTGTGAGAAGTGGGGCAAGTCGAAATCCACCATGCTGCAAGTGTTGATCTCCATCCAGGGCCTTGTGTTGAATGATAAACCATATTTTAATGAGCCAGGCAATAAAAGCACGGCTAATACGCCTCCTGGTGAAAAGCATTCTGTGGCATACAATCAAACTGCATTTGTACTATCCTGCAAGACAATGTTGTATTCACTTCGGAAGCCTCCAAAGGTAAGTATAGAACTCTCATTTCTTGCGAACTTAAAAATGATACCTTGGTTTCTCTTCATGCCTTAAGACTCTCAATTTTCATGGTTATATTTTTTATTCTCGTTCTGAAAATAAATTGCATAGATTCAAAAGCATCTGAATTCAATACTGTGTTAAAATAAGCTTCTACCATACTTAACTAAATCAAGTCATCTGCGTTTTCATTTTACAGGGATCATGGAAGGATGTCAATTTTACAAACAAATTTAATATTAGTGTGATGTGCTAGCACAATTATGTTTCTGTTGTTTTGATTATACCGTTCATCTCCTTAGCGGCTTAGCTCCTCTAACGTACAGTCCTCACATAGAGGAGAGTTCTTCTGAGTCGTGACATGATGAAATTaccaatttcaagtcttccacATTTTCACAAGAGTTTGAAGATATGAGaactttcattttatttttatggACTGTTGAACAAATAGAACAAGTGAAAAGAGTTTCTGAAATATCACCACCAGTGTTCAAAGACAACTAGAGCCCCCCGACCCTGAGTGAAACTGTTGTGGTAGCACATAGCAAAAATGCATCCTTGAGATTTGCACACCTTTTGCAATGTTCTTCATGCCGCTGAATTCATTCTTACAAGCCTTTCTTCTGCTGCAGCATTTTGAGAACCTTGTCGTGCGCCATTTCCACGAGCGGGAGCGTGCCATCCTGGACGCATGTGGTGCATACTCGTCTGGTATGGTTGTCGGATCGTTGGCCACTGATGGCGCAAAGTACGCATGCGACAAGTGGTTTGTGAGTTTCAAGAAGTCTCTGGATGCACACACTGAACTTCTCGCAAAGGAGCTGGCCGCGAACAGAACTCGAGCGCTGGAACTGGACAGAGACGCGCCAGCTGCAGATGAGATTGTGTCTACCAGCTAGGCTTCTTCTGCCAGAGCCATGACCGTTGCAAAATTCACCCGCTTGAGTCGGAAGCAAAATTGTCTAGATCAGTGATTAACTGATTACGACTCACACACGTTATGGATACGCCGTAGGGGTGGTGTTATAACTGTAGAAGAATTGGGTGTAGTTCGGTGGTGTTATAGCTGTAAAAGAATCTGTTGTAGTTTAGCACTTGTCATGCGTTAGCCATTTGTGGTGATCATGAAATTTGGCCCCATTCCCTGTCTACCCACTTTGTGGTCTTATG contains:
- the LOC124666359 gene encoding putative ubiquitin-conjugating enzyme E2 38, translating into MVLKKLLQLFGVGKKKKDSKKKGKSIDPLWQGVVPQSTVNVLASKSILDPCSSGAGTVLSLQKHEPECSSIISNMINTIHGSENDDYKLFSQFDVVQDFSDHHYAKTSPGKANKDWTKAIQNEWKLLQRDLPGSIYVRVYEDRTDLLRAAIAGPSGTPYHDGLFFFDVRFPPDYPRCPPKVHYHSGGLRLNPNLYESGKVCLSLLNTWWGTGCEKWGKSKSTMLQVLISIQGLVLNDKPYFNEPGNKSTANTPPGEKHSVAYNQTAFVLSCKTMLYSLRKPPKHFENLVVRHFHERERAILDACGAYSSGMVVGSLATDGAKYACDKWFVSFKKSLDAHTELLAKELAANRTRALELDRDAPAADEIVSTS